The following proteins are encoded in a genomic region of Thermococcus pacificus:
- the tpiA gene encoding triose-phosphate isomerase, whose amino-acid sequence MEKLKEPIIAINFKTYIEATGERALAIAKAAEKVWKETGITIVVAPQLADLRMIAESVEIPVFAQHIDPIKPGSHTGHVLPEAVKEAGAIGTLLNHSERRMVLADLEASIRRAEEVGLMTMVCSNNPAVSAAVAALGPDYVAVEPPELIGTGIPVSKAKPEVITDTVELVRKANPEVKVLTGAGISTGEDVKKALELGSVGVLLASGVTKAKDPEKAIRDLVSLII is encoded by the coding sequence ATGGAGAAGCTTAAGGAGCCGATTATAGCGATAAACTTCAAGACCTACATAGAGGCCACCGGCGAGAGGGCGCTGGCGATAGCCAAGGCCGCTGAAAAGGTCTGGAAGGAGACGGGGATAACCATAGTCGTCGCCCCGCAGCTGGCAGACCTTAGGATGATAGCGGAGAGCGTCGAAATCCCGGTCTTCGCCCAGCACATCGACCCGATAAAGCCCGGAAGCCACACCGGGCACGTCCTGCCCGAAGCCGTTAAGGAAGCCGGTGCCATTGGAACCCTCCTCAACCACTCTGAGAGAAGGATGGTTTTGGCGGACCTCGAGGCGAGCATAAGGCGTGCTGAGGAAGTTGGACTCATGACTATGGTCTGCTCCAACAACCCGGCTGTCAGCGCCGCCGTTGCCGCCCTCGGTCCTGATTACGTCGCCGTCGAGCCGCCCGAGCTGATAGGAACTGGAATTCCGGTCAGCAAGGCCAAGCCAGAGGTCATAACCGACACGGTGGAGCTGGTCAGGAAGGCCAACCCCGAAGTGAAGGTTCTCACCGGGGCCGGAATAAGCACAGGTGAAGATGTGAAGAAGGCCCTCGAGCTCGGAAGCGTTGGAGTTCTCCTCGCGAGCGGCGTTACGAAGGCGAAGGACCCGGAGAAAGCCATAAGAGATTTGGTGTCGCTGATAATCTGA
- a CDS encoding eL43 family ribosomal protein, translating to MQGFKLLPSVAYLRVQRQAFVGYSMPLAGWVGEYLINYGKLPRPNFLSRAMGKLGFSLAGEERDERYVTQFFTKGSVSISASWDMEKENLFLQLIPLRSRLSRGLTVRTEYLEFYDQYVVSIEPTNKLPPGIRGIGINALILEDFYPVETPYWGMLHEDWESELNLVVMRDEVYDKLEREEYRCPVCFSPLSEEKGILKCTHCGFTYTPEHDFERVMEEFTVEEFAF from the coding sequence ATGCAGGGGTTTAAACTCCTCCCCAGCGTTGCTTATCTCCGCGTCCAGAGGCAGGCGTTCGTCGGCTACTCTATGCCTCTCGCGGGCTGGGTAGGTGAGTACCTGATAAACTACGGGAAGCTTCCGAGGCCCAACTTCCTTTCCAGGGCCATGGGGAAGCTGGGCTTTTCTTTGGCCGGGGAGGAGCGCGACGAGCGCTACGTGACCCAGTTCTTCACCAAGGGGTCGGTCTCCATAAGTGCCAGCTGGGACATGGAGAAGGAGAACCTCTTCCTCCAGCTCATACCCCTCCGCTCCAGGCTGTCCCGCGGTTTGACGGTCAGGACGGAGTACCTGGAGTTCTACGACCAATACGTGGTCTCTATTGAGCCAACAAACAAGCTCCCGCCCGGGATCAGGGGGATCGGAATAAACGCCCTGATTCTTGAGGATTTCTACCCGGTTGAGACTCCCTACTGGGGCATGCTCCACGAGGACTGGGAGAGCGAGCTCAACCTGGTCGTCATGAGGGACGAAGTCTACGATAAGCTGGAGCGTGAGGAGTACCGCTGTCCAGTCTGCTTCTCGCCGCTGAGCGAGGAGAAGGGTATTCTAAAGTGCACACACTGCGGCTTCACATACACCCCAGAGCACGACTTCGAGAGGGTCATGGAGGAGTTTACTGTGGAGGAGTTTGCGTTTTAG
- the coaD gene encoding phosphopantetheine adenylyltransferase has protein sequence MRKKYRKVVVGGTFDRLHLGHKALLRKAFEVGEYVYIGLTSDEMIRSKPYAEKILPYELRLRDLIKFFEVNGYSNYRVIKIHTSIGFADRMKSLEAIVVSEETYKGALVVNRAREENGLKPLDIVTIGLVKSSIGAKISSSLIRAGLIDPFGRPLSSGNETPRKTFKGKERNTSGDTHGEA, from the coding sequence ATGAGGAAGAAGTACAGGAAAGTGGTCGTTGGGGGCACCTTTGACAGGCTCCACCTCGGCCACAAGGCTTTACTGAGGAAGGCATTCGAGGTGGGGGAGTACGTCTACATTGGGCTAACCTCCGACGAGATGATAAGGAGCAAGCCCTACGCCGAGAAAATCCTCCCCTATGAACTCCGCCTTAGGGATTTAATCAAGTTCTTCGAGGTCAACGGTTACTCGAACTACCGCGTCATCAAGATACACACCTCGATAGGGTTCGCCGACAGGATGAAAAGCCTTGAGGCAATAGTCGTCAGCGAGGAGACCTACAAGGGCGCCCTGGTCGTCAACCGCGCCAGGGAGGAGAACGGGCTTAAACCTCTCGATATCGTTACAATAGGCCTCGTGAAGAGCTCTATCGGGGCAAAGATAAGCTCCTCACTCATAAGGGCCGGCCTGATAGACCCCTTCGGGAGGCCCCTCTCCAGTGGAAACGAAACTCCCCGAAAGACGTTTAAGGGAAAAGAGCGTAACACTTCCGGTGATACCCATGGAGAAGCTTAA
- a CDS encoding DNA-directed DNA polymerase II large subunit produces the protein MSEELYSPEMKAYFESLQREIDRAYEIARKARAQGKDPSLEVEVPQATDMAGRVESLVGPKGVAPRIRELVKEYGKEIASLKIVDEIIDGKFGDLGSKEKYAEQAVRTALAILTEGIVSAPLEGIADVKIKRNTWADNSEYLALYYAGPIRSSGGTAQALSVLVGDYVRKKLGLDRFKPSEEHIERMVEEVDLYHRAVTRLQYHPEADEVRLAMKNIPIEITGEETDKVEVSHRNVPGVETNHIRGGAILVMAEGVLQKAKKLIKYIDKMGIDGWDWIKEFVEAKEKGNSTEEKPSDGSKAEEAGRDEVREEVKKGFYYELYERFKANIAPNKKYTKEIIGGRPLFAEPSTNGGFRLRYGRSRVSGFATWSVNPATMLILDEFIAIGTQMKTERPGKGCIVTPATTVEGPIVKLKNGAVVKVDDYETALKVRNEIDEILYVGDALVNFGDFVENNQTLLPANYVEEWWVQELVKAIADTYEVELKPFEENPWEAVEEAAEYIEVDPEFLGELLHDPLRVRPDVETAIHLSKVLDIPFHPYYTLYWNTLRPEEVEELQKALLNAQIEWDEFRKNKFARKVILDNDPRIKRYLELLGLPHRLERTEDRKKVIVIDYPWAAALLTPLGNLEWEFRAKPFFTVIDIINENNRIKLRDRGISWIGARMGRPEKAKERKMKPPVQVLFPIGLAGGSSRDIKKAAEEGKVASVEIAFFKCPNCGHIGPEHLCPRCGTRKELLWHCPKCNVDYTQSEAENFDFRCPKCGAELSPYARRTIKPSELLRQAMDNVKVYGIDKLKGVQGMTSGYKMAEPLEKGLLRVKNDVYVFKDGTIRFDATDAPITHFKPKEIGTSVEKLRELGYTHDFEGKPLERDDQILELKVQDVILPYEAGRYLLKVARFIDDLLEKFYGLPRFYNAEKMEDLVGHLVIGLAPHTSAGIIGRIIGFSDVLVGYAHPYYHAAKRRNCDGDEDAVMLLLDALLNFSKYYLPEKRGGKMDAPLVVTTRLDPREVDSEVHNMDVVRYYPLEFYQATYEMKSPKSIKFIERVEDRLGKPEMYEGIKFTHDTDDIGLGPKMSLYKQLGDMEEKVERQLTLAERIRAVDEHHVAETIINSHLVPDLRGNLRSFTRQEFRCVKCNTKYRRPPLTGKCPKCGGKIVLTVSKGAIEKYLPTAKMLVTRYNVLDYTRQRICITEKDIKTLFENVFPERQRTLMGFSADVCEKMVKERTGKSNGKNGYLDELKANGKGKRKGGKKEKKTLEPKEKEAKKGPKRSEKKIKPATGLEKAALKRYLVEEKGKEKEQNVKPRKKKKGISLDDFFGS, from the coding sequence ATGTCCGAGGAGCTTTACTCACCCGAGATGAAGGCTTACTTCGAATCACTCCAGCGCGAGATAGACCGGGCATATGAGATAGCGAGAAAAGCGAGGGCCCAGGGCAAGGACCCCAGCCTTGAGGTTGAGGTTCCTCAAGCGACCGACATGGCCGGCCGTGTAGAGAGCCTTGTGGGGCCTAAGGGGGTCGCTCCCAGGATACGAGAGCTTGTCAAGGAGTACGGCAAGGAGATCGCCTCGCTCAAGATAGTCGACGAGATAATCGACGGGAAGTTCGGTGACCTTGGGAGCAAGGAGAAATACGCCGAGCAGGCCGTCAGAACTGCCCTCGCGATCCTCACGGAGGGTATAGTTTCCGCCCCGCTTGAGGGTATCGCCGATGTTAAAATCAAGCGCAACACCTGGGCCGACAACAGCGAGTACCTGGCGCTCTACTACGCCGGGCCGATAAGAAGCTCTGGTGGAACCGCCCAAGCGTTGAGCGTCCTCGTCGGTGACTACGTGAGGAAGAAGCTCGGCCTCGACCGCTTCAAGCCGAGCGAGGAGCACATAGAGCGTATGGTTGAAGAGGTCGACCTCTACCACCGCGCTGTTACAAGGCTGCAGTATCATCCCGAGGCCGATGAGGTCAGGCTCGCCATGAAGAACATCCCCATCGAGATAACCGGTGAGGAAACGGATAAGGTTGAGGTCTCCCACAGGAACGTCCCCGGCGTTGAGACAAACCACATCCGCGGCGGAGCTATTCTCGTCATGGCCGAAGGAGTTCTCCAGAAGGCCAAGAAGCTCATCAAGTATATCGACAAGATGGGCATCGACGGCTGGGATTGGATAAAGGAGTTCGTTGAGGCGAAAGAGAAGGGTAACTCCACCGAGGAAAAGCCCTCCGACGGTTCCAAGGCCGAGGAGGCCGGCAGGGATGAGGTTAGAGAGGAGGTCAAGAAAGGCTTCTACTACGAGCTTTACGAGCGCTTTAAGGCCAACATCGCACCCAACAAGAAGTATACCAAAGAGATAATCGGCGGCAGGCCCCTCTTCGCCGAGCCTTCCACCAACGGCGGCTTCCGCCTTCGCTATGGCCGCTCCCGCGTCAGCGGCTTCGCGACGTGGAGCGTCAATCCTGCAACCATGCTGATCCTGGATGAGTTCATAGCGATTGGAACGCAGATGAAGACGGAACGGCCGGGTAAGGGCTGTATAGTCACTCCTGCGACAACCGTTGAAGGGCCGATTGTTAAGCTCAAAAACGGTGCTGTGGTTAAAGTTGACGACTACGAGACGGCATTGAAGGTGAGGAACGAGATCGATGAGATTCTATACGTTGGCGATGCTCTGGTTAACTTCGGCGACTTCGTCGAGAACAACCAGACCCTTCTGCCGGCCAACTACGTTGAGGAGTGGTGGGTTCAGGAGCTCGTTAAAGCCATAGCCGACACCTACGAGGTCGAACTTAAACCCTTTGAGGAGAACCCGTGGGAGGCCGTTGAGGAGGCCGCAGAATACATCGAAGTCGACCCGGAATTCCTTGGAGAACTCCTCCATGACCCGCTCCGCGTTAGGCCAGACGTTGAGACCGCCATACACCTTTCAAAGGTCCTTGACATACCGTTCCACCCATACTACACCCTCTACTGGAACACTCTCAGACCTGAAGAAGTCGAAGAGCTTCAAAAAGCCCTTTTGAACGCTCAAATCGAGTGGGACGAGTTCAGAAAGAACAAGTTCGCGAGGAAAGTCATCCTCGACAACGACCCCAGGATCAAGCGCTACCTCGAGCTTTTGGGTCTCCCGCACAGGCTTGAGCGTACCGAAGACCGGAAAAAGGTCATCGTAATCGACTACCCCTGGGCCGCGGCCCTGCTTACCCCGCTCGGCAACCTCGAATGGGAGTTCAGGGCAAAGCCCTTCTTTACCGTCATCGACATAATCAACGAAAACAACCGGATAAAGCTCAGGGATAGGGGAATAAGCTGGATCGGTGCCAGAATGGGCAGGCCGGAGAAGGCCAAGGAGAGGAAGATGAAGCCGCCGGTTCAGGTGCTCTTCCCGATAGGCCTCGCCGGAGGCTCAAGCAGGGACATAAAGAAGGCCGCCGAAGAGGGGAAGGTGGCGAGCGTCGAGATAGCCTTCTTCAAGTGCCCCAACTGCGGCCATATCGGTCCGGAGCACCTCTGTCCCCGCTGCGGAACGCGGAAGGAACTCCTCTGGCACTGCCCCAAGTGCAACGTTGACTACACCCAGAGCGAGGCCGAGAACTTCGACTTCCGCTGTCCGAAATGCGGCGCCGAGCTTTCCCCTTACGCGAGGAGGACGATAAAGCCCTCCGAACTCCTGAGACAGGCGATGGATAACGTCAAGGTCTATGGCATCGACAAACTCAAGGGCGTCCAGGGTATGACCTCCGGTTACAAGATGGCCGAACCCTTAGAGAAGGGCCTCCTCAGGGTGAAGAATGACGTCTACGTGTTCAAAGACGGTACAATCCGCTTCGATGCCACAGACGCGCCGATAACCCACTTTAAGCCCAAGGAAATAGGCACGAGCGTTGAGAAGCTCCGCGAACTCGGTTACACCCATGACTTCGAGGGGAAGCCTCTCGAGAGGGACGACCAGATACTGGAACTCAAAGTCCAGGACGTTATCCTCCCCTACGAGGCTGGAAGATACCTTCTCAAGGTGGCGCGCTTCATAGACGACCTCCTTGAGAAGTTCTACGGTCTTCCGCGCTTCTACAACGCCGAGAAGATGGAGGATTTAGTGGGCCACCTCGTCATAGGCCTCGCCCCACACACCTCCGCTGGAATCATCGGCAGGATAATCGGATTCTCTGACGTTTTGGTAGGCTATGCCCATCCGTATTATCATGCGGCAAAAAGACGCAACTGTGACGGGGATGAAGACGCCGTCATGCTCCTCCTCGATGCTCTGCTCAACTTTAGCAAGTACTATCTGCCCGAGAAGCGCGGCGGCAAGATGGATGCTCCCCTCGTCGTTACCACTCGGCTTGACCCGCGCGAGGTTGACAGCGAGGTCCACAACATGGACGTCGTCCGCTACTATCCCCTTGAATTCTATCAAGCCACCTATGAGATGAAGTCGCCGAAGTCGATAAAGTTCATAGAGCGCGTCGAGGACAGGCTTGGAAAGCCTGAGATGTACGAGGGCATAAAGTTCACCCATGACACCGATGACATCGGCCTGGGTCCAAAAATGAGCCTGTACAAACAGCTCGGCGACATGGAGGAGAAGGTGGAGAGGCAGCTGACCTTGGCTGAGCGCATTCGCGCGGTGGACGAGCACCACGTCGCCGAGACGATAATCAACTCCCACCTCGTCCCTGACCTGAGGGGCAACCTTAGGAGCTTCACAAGGCAGGAGTTCCGCTGTGTGAAGTGCAACACCAAGTACAGGAGGCCGCCTTTAACCGGAAAGTGCCCCAAGTGCGGCGGCAAGATAGTTCTAACGGTCAGCAAGGGTGCAATAGAAAAGTATCTGCCAACGGCCAAGATGCTCGTTACCAGGTACAACGTCCTCGACTACACGAGGCAGAGGATATGCATAACGGAGAAGGACATAAAGACGCTCTTTGAGAACGTCTTTCCGGAGAGGCAGAGGACGCTGATGGGCTTTTCCGCGGACGTCTGTGAGAAGATGGTGAAGGAGCGTACTGGCAAATCCAACGGAAAGAACGGCTACCTCGACGAGCTTAAAGCTAACGGGAAGGGCAAGCGGAAGGGGGGAAAGAAAGAGAAAAAGACTCTGGAGCCTAAGGAGAAGGAAGCCAAGAAGGGCCCCAAGCGCTCTGAGAAGAAGATAAAGCCTGCCACGGGGCTTGAAAAGGCGGCCCTCAAGAGGTACCTTGTTGAGGAGAAGGGGAAGGAGAAAGAGCAAAATGTGAAGCCCCGGAAGAAAAAGAAGGGCATAAGCCTCGACGACTTCTTCGGTTCCTGA
- a CDS encoding flavin reductase family protein: MKSYRLMYPMRTYLIVSGRGEEANVMAADWVTVVSARPFMVGVAIAPQRHTWKLVKKYGEFVVSVPGLEMLDDVWVAGTKHGPEKLKETSITLVPSKSIETPSIKEALANLECRVVDERDYGDHTWFVGEVVDGSYSETAFPNGRPNLEANFLAHASWVDFVTFEKRIYRPGKANSR, translated from the coding sequence GTGAAATCGTACAGGCTCATGTATCCAATGAGAACATACCTGATAGTGTCCGGAAGAGGAGAGGAAGCCAACGTGATGGCCGCGGACTGGGTAACGGTGGTCTCGGCAAGGCCGTTCATGGTGGGCGTTGCCATAGCCCCCCAGAGGCACACCTGGAAGCTCGTCAAAAAATACGGGGAGTTCGTGGTCAGCGTTCCGGGCCTTGAGATGCTGGACGATGTGTGGGTTGCCGGGACAAAACACGGGCCGGAGAAGCTGAAAGAGACCTCTATAACCCTGGTTCCCTCAAAGTCCATTGAAACGCCGAGCATAAAAGAGGCCCTGGCGAACCTGGAGTGCCGGGTCGTTGACGAGAGGGACTACGGCGACCACACGTGGTTCGTTGGAGAGGTAGTGGATGGCTCCTACAGTGAGACGGCCTTTCCCAACGGCAGGCCGAACCTTGAGGCGAACTTCCTGGCCCACGCCTCGTGGGTTGACTTTGTAACGTTTGAGAAGAGGATTTATCGGCCTGGGAAAGCGAACTCCCGATAA
- a CDS encoding acetate--CoA ligase family protein: MSLDSFFYPESVAVFGSFKEGAIAYEILRNIVEGGFEGWIIPVNPKGGTVEVAGRTFEIRQKLEEPVDVAIIAVPAKIVPALIDEIGPLIKGAVVISAGFSEVGNVELERELVEKAKKHGIRIIGPNCAGIFGVHGKFFGSFEVRVKPGGLALISQSGAFGGAALAMGNDEGIGFSAFVSYGNAADLNESDFLEYFADDENTKAIALYIEGVKDGRRFLKALRYAANKKPVIVLKAGKSASGAKAAASHTGSLAGSYEIYRAAFKQAGAIEVEEMEELFDAAKAFEMYPKAGKRVAVITNSGGPGVLATDKLEKLGLEIAKLSEETVQKLRSFLPPQCSVKNPIDLIADADYERYKRTVETVCRDENVDSLLVICVPPIFIPSEEIAKAVIEADCNKPVIVNFMAGELVRDGVGLLERHGVKNFPTPERAARALKWLSQR; encoded by the coding sequence ATGAGCTTAGACTCGTTTTTCTATCCGGAGAGCGTGGCAGTCTTCGGCTCCTTTAAGGAGGGGGCTATAGCCTACGAAATCCTGAGGAACATCGTGGAGGGCGGCTTTGAGGGGTGGATAATCCCGGTCAACCCGAAGGGCGGAACCGTTGAGGTCGCTGGAAGAACCTTTGAAATCCGCCAAAAGCTGGAAGAACCCGTTGACGTCGCGATAATAGCGGTTCCGGCTAAGATTGTTCCGGCTTTAATAGACGAGATAGGGCCGCTCATTAAGGGCGCCGTTGTCATAAGCGCGGGCTTTTCTGAGGTTGGAAACGTTGAGCTGGAGCGCGAGCTCGTTGAAAAGGCTAAAAAGCACGGCATTAGAATCATAGGCCCCAACTGCGCCGGTATCTTCGGCGTCCACGGGAAGTTCTTCGGCTCCTTCGAGGTTCGCGTGAAGCCTGGTGGCTTAGCACTAATCAGCCAGAGCGGGGCCTTCGGAGGTGCCGCTTTGGCGATGGGAAACGATGAAGGAATAGGCTTCTCAGCCTTCGTTTCCTATGGAAACGCCGCTGACCTGAACGAGAGCGACTTCCTTGAGTACTTTGCTGACGACGAGAACACAAAGGCGATAGCCCTCTACATCGAGGGCGTTAAGGACGGGAGGCGCTTCCTCAAGGCCCTCCGCTACGCGGCAAACAAAAAGCCCGTCATAGTCCTCAAGGCCGGAAAGAGCGCGAGCGGTGCCAAAGCCGCTGCAAGTCACACAGGCTCCCTGGCTGGAAGCTATGAAATCTACCGCGCGGCCTTCAAGCAGGCCGGCGCTATAGAGGTCGAGGAGATGGAGGAGCTCTTCGATGCCGCCAAAGCCTTCGAGATGTATCCAAAAGCAGGGAAGAGGGTGGCAGTGATAACTAACTCCGGCGGGCCGGGCGTTCTGGCGACCGATAAACTGGAAAAGCTCGGCCTTGAGATTGCCAAGCTTAGCGAGGAAACTGTTCAAAAGCTCCGCTCCTTCCTGCCGCCCCAGTGCTCCGTCAAGAACCCCATAGACCTCATAGCAGATGCAGACTACGAAAGGTACAAGAGAACCGTCGAGACGGTTTGCAGGGATGAAAACGTTGACTCGCTCCTCGTAATCTGCGTGCCGCCGATATTCATCCCGAGCGAGGAGATAGCCAAGGCAGTAATCGAAGCCGACTGTAACAAGCCGGTCATCGTCAACTTTATGGCCGGGGAGCTGGTCCGCGATGGAGTTGGGCTTTTGGAAAGGCACGGCGTTAAGAACTTCCCGACTCCAGAGAGGGCGGCGAGGGCCTTGAAGTGGCTTTCCCAGAGGTGA
- a CDS encoding bifunctional N(6)-L-threonylcarbamoyladenine synthase/serine/threonine protein kinase, with the protein MIALGIEGTAHTLGIGIVTEKKVLANVFDTLTTEKGGIHPKEAAEHHARLLKPLLRKALETAGITMEDVDVIAFSQGPGLGPALRVVATAARALAIKYNRPIVGVNHCIAHVEITKMFGVKDPVGLYVSGGNTQVLALEGGRYRVFGETLDIGIGNAIDTFARELGIGFPGGPKIEKLALKGKRYIELPYAVKGMDLSFSGVLTEAVRKYRTGKYRVEDLAYSFQETTFSALVEVTERAVAHTGKEEVVLVGGVAANNRLREMLRIMTEDRGIKFFVPPYDLCRDNGAMIAYTGLRMYRGGVRFNIKDTVVKQKFRTDEVEVVWN; encoded by the coding sequence ATGATAGCGTTAGGCATCGAGGGAACCGCCCACACCCTCGGCATAGGCATCGTTACCGAAAAGAAAGTCCTTGCCAACGTATTTGACACTCTCACCACCGAGAAGGGCGGAATCCACCCGAAGGAGGCCGCAGAACATCACGCGCGCCTTCTCAAACCCCTCCTCAGGAAGGCGCTTGAGACAGCTGGGATAACGATGGAAGACGTTGACGTTATAGCGTTCTCCCAGGGGCCCGGTCTTGGCCCTGCACTTCGGGTTGTCGCTACGGCGGCAAGGGCGCTGGCAATAAAATACAACAGGCCGATAGTTGGAGTAAACCACTGCATCGCCCACGTTGAGATAACGAAGATGTTCGGCGTCAAAGACCCGGTTGGTCTCTACGTGAGCGGCGGAAACACGCAGGTTCTCGCTTTGGAGGGTGGCCGCTACCGAGTCTTCGGCGAGACGCTCGACATAGGCATAGGCAACGCGATCGACACCTTTGCCCGGGAACTGGGAATAGGCTTTCCAGGGGGCCCGAAGATTGAAAAGCTGGCCCTCAAGGGCAAGCGCTACATTGAGCTCCCTTACGCCGTAAAGGGAATGGATCTGAGCTTCTCCGGCGTCCTAACTGAGGCTGTCAGGAAGTACAGAACCGGAAAGTACCGCGTTGAGGATCTGGCCTATTCTTTCCAGGAAACTACCTTCTCTGCCCTCGTTGAGGTTACCGAGAGGGCTGTAGCGCACACCGGCAAGGAAGAGGTCGTCCTCGTGGGTGGTGTTGCAGCTAACAACCGGCTCAGGGAGATGCTCAGGATCATGACTGAGGATCGTGGAATCAAGTTTTTCGTCCCGCCCTACGACCTCTGCAGGGACAACGGGGCCATGATAGCCTACACCGGCCTGAGGATGTACCGCGGTGGCGTAAGATTTAACATAAAAGATACCGTAGTGAAGCAGAAGTTCCGCACCGATGAGGTGGAAGTTGTATGGAACTAA